One segment of Paenibacillus pabuli DNA contains the following:
- a CDS encoding ANTAR domain-containing response regulator — MRSLLVIRVEPTIAASSDAIPLTPERLLGANGYHVQVTDSETEALKMAAEAEASILHLSLADVEYWVRCLGKGRANTPLLWWCAPDTASSSVESCEVEASLDGILTPSMIGPEIHWTLHFASKRYMERKQWEQERKQLQSRLEDRKWIDMAKAILCDLKQISESEAYDLLRKRAMDERKRMVDVATAIVKAHQLLQS, encoded by the coding sequence ATGCGATCTTTATTGGTCATCCGTGTAGAACCAACGATAGCGGCCTCATCCGATGCAATCCCTCTGACACCTGAGAGATTGCTGGGGGCAAACGGGTACCATGTGCAGGTGACAGACAGTGAGACGGAAGCTCTGAAGATGGCAGCAGAAGCAGAGGCATCCATCCTGCATCTGTCGCTGGCCGATGTGGAGTATTGGGTACGCTGCCTGGGAAAGGGGAGGGCGAACACCCCATTGTTATGGTGGTGCGCACCGGATACTGCCTCTTCCTCGGTGGAGTCCTGCGAGGTAGAAGCTTCATTGGATGGAATACTGACCCCATCCATGATTGGGCCTGAGATTCACTGGACGCTGCACTTTGCATCCAAGCGCTATATGGAACGCAAGCAGTGGGAGCAGGAACGGAAACAGCTGCAGTCCCGGCTTGAGGATCGAAAGTGGATTGATATGGCGAAGGCCATTTTATGTGATCTGAAGCAGATCTCCGAGTCGGAAGCTTATGATCTGTTACGCAAGAGAGCCATGGATGAACGTAAACGGATGGTGGATGTAGCCACGGCAATTGTGAAGGCGCATCAGCTGCTCCAGTCGTAA
- a CDS encoding acetate uptake transporter, producing the protein MQTDSRTQVKIINADPSAMGLFGLAIVTLVASSQKLGITDGLSYAIPWAIFLGAFAQLFACIQDSKRNNTFGTTAFGAYAFFWFAMGANWLIKMGVFGSTLAEQADGKQLGFAFAGYLVFTLFMTLGAVEANKVLLIIFILIDFLFLGLTFDAFGVAPHIFHTIAAYAEMGIGIVSLYGTGASVLNAHFGYTFLPIGKPSGIFKAKA; encoded by the coding sequence ATGCAAACCGATTCACGGACTCAAGTTAAAATCATAAACGCCGATCCCAGCGCAATGGGATTATTTGGGCTGGCTATCGTGACCCTGGTCGCTTCCTCCCAGAAACTCGGCATTACAGACGGGCTCAGCTACGCTATCCCATGGGCGATCTTCCTGGGTGCATTTGCACAGCTGTTCGCCTGTATCCAAGATTCCAAACGTAATAATACATTTGGCACAACCGCTTTTGGCGCATACGCATTTTTCTGGTTTGCGATGGGTGCCAACTGGTTGATCAAAATGGGCGTGTTTGGCTCCACCCTGGCAGAACAGGCTGACGGTAAGCAGCTCGGATTTGCTTTTGCCGGATACCTCGTGTTCACCCTGTTCATGACGCTGGGCGCTGTGGAAGCCAATAAAGTACTGCTCATCATTTTCATTCTGATTGACTTCCTGTTCCTTGGCCTGACGTTTGATGCTTTCGGCGTGGCTCCTCACATTTTCCATACCATTGCAGCATATGCCGAAATGGGTATCGGAATCGTGTCACTCTACGGCACAGGAGCTTCTGTACTGAACGCTCACTTTGGCTATACGTTTCTGCCCATCGGCAAACCGTCCGGCATTTTCAAAGCCAAGGCTTAA
- a CDS encoding response regulator has product MRYFIVDDDPGVRSMLMDIIEDEGLGEIAGEAEDGAHIHAELLELQKVDVLLIDLLMPHRDGIQTVRALEGRFEGKIVMISQIESKNMIGEAYSLGIEYYITKPINRLEILSVLRLVEERLRMQQSIQDIQRTLQGLTGIQAAGRHSAPAPNKTIATAGHFLLSEMGMIGEAGSKDLLDMLEYLEQIEAEDHTISPYTFPSLKDIFQNIAIRKLGMDASATEITKEVKASEQRVRRAIFQTLSHVVSLGLTDYTHPKFENYASKFFDFTEIRKKMLELQNNVEPSLSQTRINTKKFVQVLYMEAKRLLH; this is encoded by the coding sequence ATGCGATATTTTATCGTGGATGATGATCCTGGCGTTCGTTCCATGCTGATGGATATTATTGAAGATGAGGGATTGGGTGAGATTGCCGGAGAAGCAGAGGACGGGGCTCACATTCATGCGGAGCTGCTTGAATTACAGAAGGTGGACGTGCTTCTGATTGATCTGCTCATGCCCCATCGGGACGGAATTCAGACCGTACGAGCACTGGAAGGAAGATTTGAGGGCAAGATCGTGATGATCTCCCAGATTGAATCGAAAAATATGATCGGTGAAGCCTATTCGCTAGGCATCGAATACTACATTACGAAGCCGATTAATCGGCTGGAGATTTTGTCTGTTCTCCGTTTGGTCGAAGAACGTCTGCGAATGCAGCAGTCGATTCAGGATATTCAGCGGACATTGCAAGGATTGACCGGAATTCAAGCTGCCGGACGCCATTCTGCACCTGCCCCGAACAAAACGATTGCCACCGCCGGACATTTCCTCCTGTCCGAGATGGGCATGATCGGTGAAGCAGGCAGTAAGGATCTGCTGGACATGCTGGAATACCTGGAACAGATTGAAGCTGAGGATCACACCATCTCGCCTTATACGTTCCCGTCACTCAAGGATATTTTCCAGAATATTGCGATACGCAAGCTGGGAATGGATGCCTCCGCCACAGAGATAACCAAAGAGGTCAAGGCCTCCGAACAGCGTGTTCGCCGGGCGATATTCCAGACGTTAAGTCATGTGGTATCCCTGGGATTAACGGATTATACACATCCCAAATTCGAGAATTACGCGTCAAAATTCTTCGATTTCACCGAAATTCGCAAGAAAATGCTAGAGCTGCAGAACAATGTGGAGCCTTCCTTGTCCCAGACTCGAATTAACACCAAAAAATTTGTTCAGGTACTGTATATGGAAGCCAAACGGCTTCTACATTGA
- a CDS encoding acyl-CoA thioesterase translates to MEKKYVRETRCFKTARVFPTDVNNHNTLFGGKLMSYIDDIASIAASKLCRVNTVTASTDSVDFLYPINPTDSVTLESFATWTGRSSMEIFVKVIREDLKTGEKKIAATAFLTFVALDENNRKLIVPRIIPETEEEKKLYETAPDRAAMRKQRREESKKFADFLTVTYPWE, encoded by the coding sequence GTGGAGAAAAAATATGTGCGCGAGACGCGCTGTTTTAAGACTGCACGCGTATTTCCGACCGATGTTAACAACCATAACACTTTATTTGGCGGCAAGTTGATGTCCTACATTGATGATATTGCATCCATTGCCGCTTCCAAACTATGCCGGGTGAATACAGTAACGGCTTCAACGGATTCCGTCGATTTTCTGTATCCCATTAATCCCACCGATTCCGTTACACTGGAATCCTTTGCTACCTGGACGGGACGCAGCTCCATGGAGATCTTTGTGAAGGTGATTCGCGAGGACTTGAAGACAGGGGAGAAAAAGATTGCGGCTACGGCATTTCTGACCTTTGTGGCGTTGGATGAAAACAATCGAAAACTCATCGTCCCCCGAATTATTCCGGAAACGGAAGAAGAGAAGAAACTATATGAGACCGCTCCGGATCGGGCGGCCATGCGGAAGCAGCGGCGGGAAGAGAGCAAGAAATTTGCCGACTTCCTTACCGTTACCTATCCTTGGGAGTAG
- a CDS encoding aspartyl-phosphate phosphatase Spo0E family protein, producing MVMSLDLKNQIEKARHNLHMLVERHEGGLGHPDVIRQSMALDELINEYNRMNRSQTRA from the coding sequence ATGGTTATGAGTTTGGATTTAAAAAATCAAATTGAGAAAGCCAGACATAACCTTCATATGTTGGTAGAGCGTCACGAGGGTGGGCTTGGGCATCCGGATGTCATCAGGCAGTCCATGGCATTGGATGAATTGATTAATGAATACAATCGAATGAATCGAAGCCAGACAAGAGCTTGA
- a CDS encoding anthranilate phosphoribosyltransferase — MDMSEILREVGRGKRGSRDLNYAEALAVAEHILRQEVSPAQTAAFLMAERMKMENVEELEAFVHACRNSADRLSVFQDGLDCAGPYDGRTKSFMATFPVAFVLAAAGLPVTLHGSEPLPPKWGVTLSMLLREAGIDTRKMDREDARVAAQRTNVMYVSSEEWCAPLRQLRPLREELGFRTVFNTAEKLIDFNHSPYLVFGVFHNTFLDRIAKLLTRFGYRRAYVIQGMEGSEDLYIDRPTRVYAVENGDTKLELVDPAAYELDIPVPEMAWTAAKQLEVAESVLSGEGHTAFVNQVLLNGGFRLYATGRVDSIEEGIYTCQGLLYSGAAYRKYQQWTVSMGGELPDSRAVSTYPATSR; from the coding sequence ATGGATATGTCTGAGATTCTCAGGGAGGTTGGACGTGGGAAACGCGGTTCGCGTGATCTGAATTATGCCGAGGCACTGGCTGTTGCCGAGCACATTCTGAGACAGGAGGTATCACCTGCTCAGACAGCCGCTTTTCTCATGGCGGAGCGGATGAAGATGGAGAATGTTGAGGAGCTGGAGGCTTTCGTCCACGCATGCCGGAACAGCGCAGACCGCCTGTCCGTATTTCAGGATGGACTTGACTGTGCGGGTCCTTATGATGGACGAACCAAATCGTTCATGGCTACCTTCCCGGTTGCCTTTGTACTGGCAGCAGCCGGACTTCCAGTGACCTTGCACGGAAGTGAACCTCTGCCGCCCAAGTGGGGGGTAACCCTGTCCATGCTGCTTAGGGAAGCGGGTATTGATACGAGGAAAATGGATCGCGAGGATGCGAGGGTGGCGGCGCAGAGAACGAATGTCATGTACGTATCCTCTGAAGAGTGGTGTGCTCCGCTTCGGCAGCTAAGACCACTTCGTGAAGAACTTGGCTTCCGTACGGTATTTAATACGGCCGAGAAGCTGATTGATTTTAACCATTCCCCTTATCTTGTCTTTGGCGTGTTTCATAATACATTTCTGGATCGGATCGCGAAGCTGCTTACCCGCTTTGGGTACCGCCGTGCTTACGTAATACAGGGAATGGAAGGTTCGGAAGACCTGTATATCGATCGGCCTACACGTGTTTATGCTGTGGAAAACGGAGATACGAAACTTGAATTGGTTGACCCTGCAGCGTATGAGCTGGATATTCCTGTACCCGAGATGGCGTGGACGGCTGCGAAGCAGCTTGAAGTGGCAGAATCGGTGCTCAGCGGAGAGGGACATACCGCTTTTGTGAACCAGGTGTTGTTGAATGGTGGCTTCCGTCTATATGCGACAGGCCGCGTCGATTCAATTGAAGAGGGCATCTATACCTGCCAGGGCCTACTGTATAGCGGAGCGGCGTACCGGAAGTATCAGCAATGGACCGTCTCCATGGGTGGGGAACTACCGGATAGCAGAGCAGTGTCCACGTATCCGGCTACCTCCAGATGA